TCCCGGGAAATTTCGTGCGCCTGCTGGATTGCTTCGGATTGCAGCGTTTGCCAGAACTCGGTATCGATGGTCTGCACGCTGGTAATGTGATCTTTCAATTCCGCCATATGCTCACTGGTGAAACCGGAATTGCGCTTCAGTTCTTTTTTCAGATCTGCCAGCTCCCGACCCAGGTTGAGGTTTACTTCGGCTGCCACCTCATCGCGCAAATTCGCTGTGCGTTCTTCAACGAGCCCGGTCATGGCCGTCAGTTTTTCATCGATGGTTGATTCCTGCTTGTTGCGGGATTCATCCAGCGCTCGTTTCAGGTGGTCAAATTGCTCGTCGAACAGGGAACTGAGCAGCTCATGCAGGCGGTTATTGACGTGGGTTTTAACCGCTGAGCGGGCAATCTGCTCAATCAGGTCACTGGTCAGAGGCACTACATTTGCGGCGGTGCTGCCATTGTCTGAGGGCTCTCTATCCGATTTCAGTGACATTTCAACTGAGGCATTTTCAGGAAGGCTTGCAGGCTGGTCGGCTTCACTGTCGTTCTCAATCCCGGCGGCTGGAGCTTCCGGAAGTGTCCCGTCAATAACATCCTTGTCCAGCTGCTCCAGTACCAGGCTCAATCTGTCAGTGTGGGGCGGCTTGGTGAGGATGTTATAGACCCCGAAATTTCTCGCTTCTTGCATAAACGAAGATGATTTCTTGGAAGTGCACATGATGATTGGGATAGCGGCAGTATCGGGGTTGCCTTTGATCGCCTTTGTTGCTTCGACACCATTCATGCCCGGCATCAGGTGATCCATAAAGATAACGTCCGGGCGCCCATTACTGTTCAGGAAGTCCAGGGCTTCCTCTGCAGAACTGGCCATGTTTACTTCCATGTCGCGATTTTCCAGCAGCTTGCTCAGGGCAAATCGTGCCACTTTTGAGTCGTCCACCAGCAGAGCGTTCTTGATCGCCATGTCACTACCTCAATCGGTTACTGCAAACGCATGTGTTATCGGGCTGATCCGTGTTACCAGCCTTCCAGTCTCGGGCATTGGGTGGCCCGGTAGCTCTTGTCCCGATAACAAACACCGGGTTCTGTGGTGCGGGCAGTGAATACTTCACCAGCCGCAGTGGTCAGGCGAACCTGCCCATAGGGTTCGCCGTGTCGAAACGTTGCCTGAATGGAGCTGCCATTCGGGTTGCGAAGCAGGCCCTGACCGTGGAACTTTCCTTCGATGTATTCGCCTTCGTATTTTTTGCCGTCTGCGAAGATTTCCGATCCGGTGCCATGGAAGGCGCCGTTGGAGAACTCGCCCTCATAGTGTCGGCCATCCGGGTAGGTCAGGGAGCCTCGACCATGAAACTCATCATCGCGAAAACCGCCTACGTAAAGCATGCCATCCGCTGTCGTCAGCGAGCCATGGCCATTGAGGTGGCCGTCTTTCCATTGTCCGGTCAGAATGTCACCGTTGGCCTCGGTAAGCGTTCCCTTGCCGTTGAACTGATCAGCGCGGAATTCACCCGAATACCGTGAACCATCTGCGCCGCGCCAGCTGCCTTCGCCTTCCCGCTGCCCTTGTGACCAGTCGCCTTCATAGCGACTACCGTCCGGATACCAGGCAGTGCCTTTGCCGTGAAAATCACCATTGGTGAAATGGCCTTCATAGCGCAGCCCTTCTTTATTTTCATAGGTTCCGTCACCGGTCTTTATGCCCCCAACCCACGTGCCCGTCTGATAATTGACGGTGGTGTAGGCGTCAAGCCTGGCCACAAGGGTCAGTTCGCTGCCGGCTTCCAGTGCTACCGTCTCGTTCCAGGGTTTGAAGCCCTCCTTACTGATGGTGACCTCGTACTCTCCGGGTTTGAGTGGCAGGTCCAGTCGGGTTGCACCATAAGGTTCACCGTTAACGGTGACGGTATCCCCAACCACGTTGGAGCGTAGAACGAGTAACCCCGTTTGTGCGGGCTCTCGGGTGGTTTCGGCTGCCGGAGTGGAGGGCTCGTTGCCGAGGGCCGGCATAGCGGCTGGCGGTTCCGCAACGGCGAGCACTGTGGGTTCATCCGGCATCGGAGGAATGGTAAATCGCTCGGCTTGCGGCGCGGGAACTGGCATCGCTTCCCGGGTAATCAATGGCATATCGTTTTCAGGTTTCGGGTCAGTCCCAGCTCTTGTGACAGCGGTTTCAGGTTCAGGCTTCTGCGGCCCGGACAGGGG
This Marinobacter salinus DNA region includes the following protein-coding sequences:
- a CDS encoding response regulator; translation: MAIKNALLVDDSKVARFALSKLLENRDMEVNMASSAEEALDFLNSNGRPDVIFMDHLMPGMNGVEATKAIKGNPDTAAIPIIMCTSKKSSSFMQEARNFGVYNILTKPPHTDRLSLVLEQLDKDVIDGTLPEAPAAGIENDSEADQPASLPENASVEMSLKSDREPSDNGSTAANVVPLTSDLIEQIARSAVKTHVNNRLHELLSSLFDEQFDHLKRALDESRNKQESTIDEKLTAMTGLVEERTANLRDEVAAEVNLNLGRELADLKKELKRNSGFTSEHMAELKDHITSVQTIDTEFWQTLQSEAIQQAHEISRETAEDIAQRTIDLFVTQQRSSASRVYTMGLAVSLGIFSVGIAWLAGLFG
- a CDS encoding PEGA domain-containing protein, giving the protein MVDFRPLLFLNALALMLLVTAGFASVREDQKIASAASAPLSGPQKPEPETAVTRAGTDPKPENDMPLITREAMPVPAPQAERFTIPPMPDEPTVLAVAEPPAAMPALGNEPSTPAAETTREPAQTGLLVLRSNVVGDTVTVNGEPYGATRLDLPLKPGEYEVTISKEGFKPWNETVALEAGSELTLVARLDAYTTVNYQTGTWVGGIKTGDGTYENKEGLRYEGHFTNGDFHGKGTAWYPDGSRYEGDWSQGQREGEGSWRGADGSRYSGEFRADQFNGKGTLTEANGDILTGQWKDGHLNGHGSLTTADGMLYVGGFRDDEFHGRGSLTYPDGRHYEGEFSNGAFHGTGSEIFADGKKYEGEYIEGKFHGQGLLRNPNGSSIQATFRHGEPYGQVRLTTAAGEVFTARTTEPGVCYRDKSYRATQCPRLEGW